One part of the Leptospirales bacterium genome encodes these proteins:
- a CDS encoding DUF2079 domain-containing protein: MSSYGIGRQGGRLEELSYWLAAAATACLLLLPAVAEDAARAGRLALGLLLLALAAASFISGRTTDPVSAATEGRWRCALESSAVIAPLVLYIAWFSWRAYAAHFVGDYDFTSISEALNRSAALQGLLPTSFLATGNSSSYLAHHFSPGLLLLTPCYLAARMLDASAPEWLRLWQATHLAYALALLFVLGAGLLLWRRLALHWLATSRNANLFALSLSACWMLQRQALSFHFELLSFPLSAALFLSLQARCRALARGAAGIRSARRAAILYFSTLLLLLALKEDMGVYLSLWAVFLFLRRDAGASNSIAAATLLLSLGWHLLARLAIMPMLQGPHTLDWSGYWDARLWPGESDYSAAALAFFALGFAPFFSLRAALTIVVPLLLLHAASHQPWHHRFFGHYSYDVLPFLAFAALSGLARLREHEVIFRRPLLYAGGLANLGFCLLAAAADRYTPLPPPPVAANYQAVEAMLRPLQSGDCLQTQFPFSAHAPLAARVYPLVIPRENPAFAQLPQLEGQAVSERYARECRRYFLLLDATRPMAPYYSAEILRFWQRFAQGRLQLLQERGTLRLYGRRDSLRRIE, from the coding sequence GTGAGTTCGTACGGAATTGGACGCCAGGGCGGTCGCCTGGAAGAGCTCTCCTACTGGCTGGCGGCTGCGGCCACAGCCTGCCTGCTGCTTTTGCCGGCGGTCGCAGAGGACGCCGCCAGAGCCGGTCGCCTGGCGCTGGGACTGCTGCTGCTGGCCCTTGCTGCTGCATCCTTTATTTCTGGTAGAACTACCGATCCAGTTTCAGCAGCGACTGAAGGACGATGGCGCTGCGCGCTGGAATCCTCGGCAGTCATCGCGCCGCTGGTCCTTTACATCGCCTGGTTCAGCTGGCGCGCCTACGCAGCGCATTTCGTCGGCGACTACGACTTTACCAGTATTTCCGAAGCGCTCAATCGCAGCGCAGCTTTGCAGGGTCTGCTTCCAACCTCCTTTCTGGCGACGGGAAACAGCTCTTCTTATCTGGCGCACCATTTTTCACCGGGCTTGCTGCTCTTGACTCCCTGCTATCTTGCCGCCAGAATGCTGGACGCAAGCGCTCCGGAGTGGCTGCGGCTGTGGCAGGCCACGCATCTTGCTTATGCATTGGCCCTGCTCTTTGTTCTGGGCGCCGGTCTCTTGTTGTGGCGCCGCCTTGCCCTGCACTGGCTGGCAACCAGCCGCAATGCCAATCTCTTTGCGCTGAGCCTCAGCGCTTGCTGGATGCTGCAACGCCAGGCGCTCAGTTTTCACTTTGAGCTGTTGAGCTTTCCGCTTTCAGCGGCGCTCTTTCTGAGCTTGCAAGCGCGATGCCGCGCCCTTGCCAGGGGCGCAGCTGGCATACGTTCCGCAAGACGCGCCGCCATTCTCTATTTTTCCACGCTGCTGCTCTTGCTTGCTCTGAAAGAAGACATGGGCGTCTACCTGTCGCTGTGGGCCGTATTCCTTTTTCTGCGCCGCGACGCTGGCGCCAGCAATTCCATAGCGGCGGCGACTCTTTTGCTCAGCCTCGGTTGGCATCTTCTGGCGCGCCTGGCGATCATGCCCATGCTGCAGGGTCCGCATACCCTTGATTGGAGCGGCTACTGGGATGCCCGACTCTGGCCTGGCGAGAGCGACTACAGCGCGGCGGCGCTGGCCTTCTTTGCCCTTGGGTTTGCCCCGTTCTTTTCGCTTCGCGCCGCGCTGACGATTGTCGTTCCGCTGCTCTTGCTGCATGCAGCTTCGCATCAGCCCTGGCATCATCGTTTTTTTGGCCATTACTCCTACGACGTTCTGCCCTTCCTGGCCTTCGCAGCTTTAAGCGGACTGGCGCGACTGCGCGAACATGAAGTCATTTTCCGGCGGCCGCTGCTCTATGCCGGCGGCCTGGCCAATCTGGGATTTTGCCTGCTGGCCGCCGCCGCCGACCGCTATACGCCGCTGCCGCCGCCGCCGGTTGCCGCCAACTACCAGGCGGTGGAAGCGATGTTGCGCCCGCTTCAGTCCGGCGACTGTCTGCAGACACAGTTCCCCTTCAGCGCCCATGCGCCGCTGGCAGCGCGCGTTTACCCGCTGGTCATTCCGCGGGAAAACCCGGCCTTTGCGCAGCTTCCACAGCTGGAAGGGCAGGCTGTTTCCGAACGCTACGCGCGCGAATGCCGGCGTTATTTCTTGTTACTGGATGCGACGCGCCCTATGGCGCCCTACTATTCAGCCGAAATTCTGCGCTTCTGGCAGCGCTTTGCACAGGGTCGGCTGCAACTGCTGCAAGAGCGAGGAACTCTGCGACTCTATGGCCGCCGCGATTCGCTCAGACGAATCGAATGA
- a CDS encoding lytic transglycosylase domain-containing protein: MERPAGIEQIMHRISDIMQRAQGPAALQRFLPQAAAEESPVQPERSQPAGGIAPGAPQGRRDARGDFGPVSGGSFSQQLEQMIERQSSQLGVNSDLVRAVVRQESGGNPRAVSRAGAVGLMQLMPDTARQLGVDPYDPEENLQGGIRYLRDMASQFQSVDQALAAYNAGPGAVRRYGGTPPYQETQNYVQSIRRMLRNQER, encoded by the coding sequence ATGGAACGACCGGCCGGTATCGAGCAGATCATGCATCGGATTAGCGACATAATGCAGCGGGCGCAGGGGCCGGCGGCCCTGCAGCGCTTCCTGCCCCAGGCAGCTGCCGAGGAAAGTCCTGTTCAGCCAGAGCGCTCACAACCGGCGGGCGGCATCGCTCCGGGCGCCCCGCAAGGGCGGCGCGATGCCCGCGGCGATTTTGGCCCGGTGTCCGGCGGCAGCTTTTCACAACAACTGGAGCAAATGATCGAGCGGCAGTCGTCGCAGCTTGGCGTGAACTCCGATCTGGTGCGCGCCGTGGTGCGTCAGGAAAGCGGCGGCAATCCCCGCGCCGTCTCCCGCGCCGGTGCAGTCGGATTGATGCAGTTGATGCCAGATACCGCACGACAGCTTGGCGTCGATCCTTACGACCCGGAAGAGAATCTGCAGGGCGGCATCCGCTACCTGCGCGATATGGCCTCACAATTTCAGAGCGTAGACCAGGCCCTGGCCGCCTACAACGCTGGACCGGGCGCAGTACGTCGCTACGGCGGCACTCCGCCCTACCAGGAAACGCAGAACTACGTGCAGAGCATCCGCCGCATGCTGCGCAATCAGGAGCGCTGA
- a CDS encoding Hpt domain-containing protein, with the protein MRNTRSAIEQILERCAAQAFEDVQRLGHNLKGSGGGYGFPEITSFGQKIEAAAKARDQAALKQHAAALGQYLDRVVIRFV; encoded by the coding sequence ATGCGCAATACGCGCAGCGCGATCGAACAGATTCTGGAACGCTGCGCGGCGCAGGCTTTCGAGGATGTCCAGCGCCTGGGGCACAACCTCAAAGGCTCCGGCGGCGGCTACGGCTTTCCAGAAATTACCAGCTTCGGTCAAAAAATAGAAGCCGCGGCAAAGGCGCGCGATCAGGCAGCGTTAAAGCAGCACGCAGCTGCGCTTGGCCAGTACCTCGATCGCGTTGTCATTCGATTCGTCTGA
- a CDS encoding HEPN domain-containing protein encodes MSRDVALTWLKLADADLQWGRDSFQQGHYPQVCFIAQQVGEKALKAVAHRRDFAIVRGHSIVSLAEKLELNGELLAAGRRLDLYYIAPRYPDALPDHGDPRAHFDRDMAAEALVFAESILRRARSEIEHG; translated from the coding sequence ATGAGCCGCGACGTGGCCCTCACCTGGCTGAAACTGGCCGACGCTGATCTGCAGTGGGGCCGCGATAGTTTTCAGCAGGGCCATTATCCGCAGGTTTGTTTCATCGCTCAACAGGTCGGCGAAAAGGCGCTGAAGGCTGTAGCCCATCGGCGCGACTTTGCCATTGTCAGAGGGCATTCGATCGTATCGCTGGCCGAAAAACTGGAATTGAATGGCGAACTGCTGGCCGCTGGTCGCCGGCTCGATCTCTACTATATTGCACCGCGTTATCCAGACGCGCTCCCGGATCATGGCGATCCGCGCGCCCATTTTGATCGCGATATGGCGGCCGAAGCCCTGGTTTTTGCAGAGAGCATCCTTCGACGGGCGCGAAGCGAAATCGAGCATGGCTGA
- a CDS encoding lipoprotein LipL21 codes for MKRILVATATLLAAALVACGGGDSRRDATTVGAEGWVFEGWACKPDSARALRGESPAEYCADSDSKDYLYLKFSARASERAIRAGSIAMKQTTCRRAARDLVAGDGLSKIIGDYIEQASGVVDGQSTGHAIIAQSQGRISGIGLYDCCSLNAQTGRCAREGEPETWEDCQCVGYFKYPGGERAFEAQVKEVVQQNGG; via the coding sequence ATGAAGCGAATTCTGGTCGCAACTGCGACATTGCTTGCTGCAGCACTGGTCGCCTGCGGCGGCGGCGACAGTCGCCGCGACGCTACCACGGTAGGCGCTGAGGGCTGGGTCTTTGAAGGCTGGGCCTGTAAGCCGGACAGCGCACGCGCCCTGCGCGGCGAAAGCCCGGCGGAGTACTGCGCCGACTCGGATAGCAAAGACTATCTGTATCTGAAATTTTCAGCGCGCGCTTCGGAGCGGGCGATCCGCGCCGGCAGCATTGCGATGAAGCAAACCACCTGCCGTCGCGCAGCGCGCGACCTGGTTGCTGGCGACGGTCTGTCCAAGATCATTGGCGACTATATCGAGCAGGCCTCTGGCGTGGTCGATGGTCAGTCCACGGGCCATGCCATCATCGCCCAGAGCCAGGGACGCATCAGCGGCATTGGCCTCTACGACTGCTGCTCGCTGAACGCACAGACCGGACGCTGCGCTCGCGAAGGCGAACCGGAAACCTGGGAAGACTGCCAGTGTGTGGGCTACTTCAAGTATCCGGGCGGAGAGCGCGCTTTTGAAGCGCAGGTGAAAGAAGTCGTTCAACAAAACGGCGGCTGA
- a CDS encoding nucleotidyltransferase domain-containing protein, producing the protein MAELSKESPIARPLTAQSLAAIKEELTERLKGRVQSAWLFGSAARGDFRPESDLDLALVTETDEAFVRRCFRFEDLFDLYPRLDILVYTPTEFEALHHCGRPFWRDFEGEALRLL; encoded by the coding sequence ATGGCTGAGCTCAGCAAAGAATCGCCTATCGCTCGTCCGCTGACTGCACAATCGCTGGCCGCAATCAAAGAAGAACTGACGGAACGCTTGAAAGGCCGGGTCCAGTCAGCATGGCTTTTTGGCTCTGCGGCGCGCGGCGATTTTCGGCCAGAGAGCGACCTGGACCTGGCGCTGGTAACAGAGACGGACGAAGCTTTTGTTCGGCGCTGTTTTCGATTCGAGGACCTCTTCGATCTTTATCCGCGCCTGGATATTCTGGTTTATACTCCGACGGAATTTGAAGCCTTGCATCATTGTGGCCGCCCTTTCTGGCGCGATTTCGAAGGCGAGGCCCTGCGGCTGCTGTAG